The following proteins come from a genomic window of Paenibacillus swuensis:
- the hisS gene encoding histidine--tRNA ligase → MAFQKPKGTQDLLPGTVEKWQFIEEKIKAVCCRYNYKELRTPIFEQTELFTRGVGETTDVVSKEMYTFLDKGDRSMTLRPEGTAGVVRAYVENKLYGEPDLTKVYYVGPMFRYEQPQAGRFRQFHQFGIEAFGSTDASLDAEVISLGFQFYKELGLSGVTVEVNSVGTPEIRAAFKSKLQDFLAPVKDKLCRDCQSRYDKNPLRLLDCKVDQAHFEGAPSILDSLDEECTNHFATVRGYLDAMGVNYTINPRLVRGLDYYTHTAFEFKAEGIGAIDTIGGGGRYNGLVADVGGPDQPGVGFGLGLERLVLVLEKQGIDIPSGKGLDMYLVALGEAAEKEITRLLFELRSQGVVAEKDYGGRKMKAQMKSADRLHAKYVAILGDDELARGEITLKSMANGEQEVLDLENFIEKFLNKQ, encoded by the coding sequence ATGGCATTCCAGAAACCAAAGGGCACACAGGATTTATTGCCGGGTACTGTGGAGAAGTGGCAGTTTATTGAGGAGAAAATTAAAGCAGTATGCTGCCGCTATAATTACAAAGAGCTGCGTACCCCGATATTTGAACAGACAGAGTTATTTACAAGAGGTGTCGGTGAAACAACGGATGTGGTAAGCAAGGAAATGTATACGTTCCTCGATAAAGGGGACCGCAGCATGACATTGCGGCCGGAAGGAACGGCAGGCGTGGTCCGGGCTTATGTTGAGAATAAGCTTTATGGTGAACCCGATTTAACGAAGGTGTATTATGTGGGACCTATGTTTCGCTATGAACAGCCTCAGGCGGGACGCTTCCGTCAATTCCACCAATTCGGCATTGAAGCTTTCGGGTCCACCGATGCGAGCCTTGATGCGGAAGTGATTTCGCTGGGCTTCCAGTTCTATAAGGAGCTTGGATTGTCGGGTGTGACCGTTGAAGTGAATTCCGTCGGTACTCCGGAAATACGCGCTGCTTTCAAATCCAAACTGCAGGATTTTCTGGCGCCTGTCAAGGATAAACTTTGCCGTGACTGTCAATCCCGCTATGATAAAAATCCGCTGCGTTTGCTGGACTGTAAGGTGGATCAAGCCCATTTCGAAGGCGCACCGTCCATTTTGGATAGTCTGGACGAGGAGTGTACGAACCATTTTGCCACGGTAAGAGGGTATCTGGATGCAATGGGTGTGAATTACACGATTAATCCCCGTTTGGTTCGCGGACTGGATTACTACACGCATACCGCTTTTGAGTTTAAGGCGGAAGGGATCGGCGCGATTGATACCATCGGAGGCGGCGGACGGTACAACGGTCTGGTTGCTGACGTAGGCGGTCCGGATCAGCCGGGAGTAGGCTTCGGACTTGGGTTGGAGCGTTTAGTGCTGGTGCTGGAGAAGCAAGGGATCGACATTCCGTCAGGCAAAGGGCTGGATATGTATCTGGTTGCGCTTGGCGAAGCGGCTGAGAAGGAAATCACACGCTTGTTGTTCGAGCTTCGTTCTCAAGGTGTGGTGGCCGAGAAGGATTACGGCGGCCGTAAAATGAAGGCGCAGATGAAATCGGCGGACCGGTTGCATGCGAAATATGTCGCCATCTTGGGCGATGATGAACTTGCGCGGGGCGAAATTACGTTAAAGTCGATGGCGAACGGCGAGCAGGAAGTTCTGGATTTAGAAAATTTCATTGAGAAATTTTTAAATAAACAATAA
- the aspS gene encoding aspartate--tRNA ligase, producing MLKTHHCGQLGTAEIGQTVVLNGWVQRRRDLGGVLFIDLRDRSGIVQIVFGPEYSGEALQIGDRSRNEYVLAVKGTVVERDAETVNANLATGQIEVRITEIEILNSAKNPPFFIEDGIEIDESLRLKYRYLDLRRPEMQRTLMLRSQAAKIFRNFLDDQSFIEIETPILTKSTPEGARDYLVPSRVHPGEFFALPQSPQIFKQLLMVSGMERYYQIARCFRDEDLRADRQPEFTQVDIETSFMSQEQLLSMMEELMAKLMKETVGVDISLPFQRITYADAMGKYGSDKPDLRFGMELKDVSDIVSQSGVKVFASVVEKGGQVKALNAKGCASWSRKEIDDLGPFAARYGAKGLAWIQVKDGEMKGPIVKFFSEEEMASLKERLDAEEGDLLLFSADTKKIVADVLGNLRLKIGRELGLINESEFKYAWVVDFPLLGWDEDAKRYVAEHHPFTRPMEEDVHFFDTDPGQIRAQAYDLVLNGYEVGGGSQRIYQRDVQEKMFTALGFSPEEANEQFGFLLEAFEYGTPPHGGIALGFDRLVMLLSGRSNLRETIAFPKTASATDLLSNAPSEVESKQLEQLSIRIARKEKADRSV from the coding sequence ATGTTAAAAACTCATCATTGCGGACAATTGGGAACGGCCGAAATCGGGCAAACTGTCGTATTAAACGGCTGGGTACAAAGAAGAAGGGACCTTGGAGGCGTCTTGTTTATCGACCTTCGGGACCGCAGCGGAATCGTACAAATCGTGTTCGGACCTGAATATTCAGGTGAAGCGCTGCAGATCGGCGACCGATCTAGAAACGAGTATGTGCTTGCGGTAAAAGGGACGGTTGTGGAACGCGACGCGGAGACGGTTAACGCAAATCTCGCCACAGGTCAAATCGAAGTGCGCATTACGGAAATTGAAATACTGAACAGCGCGAAGAACCCTCCGTTCTTCATTGAAGACGGCATCGAAATCGACGAATCGCTTCGTCTGAAATATCGCTATCTGGACCTGCGTCGTCCGGAAATGCAGCGCACGCTTATGCTTCGTTCGCAGGCGGCCAAGATATTCCGCAACTTCCTGGATGACCAAAGTTTTATTGAAATCGAAACGCCGATTTTGACAAAAAGCACGCCGGAAGGCGCTCGCGACTATTTGGTGCCAAGCCGTGTGCATCCGGGTGAATTTTTCGCTTTGCCGCAATCCCCGCAAATTTTTAAGCAATTGCTTATGGTGAGCGGTATGGAGCGGTACTATCAGATTGCGCGTTGTTTCCGCGATGAAGATTTACGAGCAGACCGCCAGCCTGAATTTACGCAGGTGGACATCGAGACTTCGTTCATGTCGCAGGAGCAGTTGCTCTCCATGATGGAAGAACTGATGGCGAAACTTATGAAGGAAACGGTTGGCGTAGACATTTCCCTACCGTTCCAACGGATTACTTATGCGGACGCTATGGGGAAATACGGTTCTGATAAACCGGATCTTCGCTTCGGTATGGAGCTGAAGGATGTTTCCGATATCGTGTCCCAGTCCGGTGTGAAAGTGTTCGCTTCCGTCGTGGAGAAAGGCGGACAGGTGAAGGCGTTGAACGCCAAAGGATGCGCAAGCTGGAGCCGCAAAGAGATTGATGATCTCGGACCTTTCGCGGCGCGTTACGGCGCTAAAGGACTTGCCTGGATTCAAGTGAAAGACGGCGAAATGAAGGGGCCGATCGTGAAATTCTTCTCCGAAGAAGAGATGGCTTCCCTGAAAGAGCGTCTGGATGCCGAAGAAGGGGATTTGCTGCTCTTCTCCGCCGACACGAAGAAAATTGTTGCCGATGTGCTGGGTAACCTGCGATTGAAAATTGGCCGTGAGCTTGGGCTGATTAACGAGAGCGAGTTCAAGTACGCATGGGTCGTGGATTTCCCGTTACTCGGTTGGGATGAGGATGCGAAGCGTTATGTGGCGGAACATCATCCGTTCACACGTCCGATGGAAGAAGATGTGCATTTCTTCGATACGGATCCGGGCCAAATTCGCGCGCAAGCATATGATTTGGTATTGAACGGATATGAAGTGGGCGGAGGCTCGCAAAGGATTTATCAGCGTGATGTACAAGAGAAGATGTTCACAGCCCTGGGCTTCTCGCCGGAAGAGGCGAATGAGCAGTTTGGCTTCTTGTTGGAAGCTTTCGAGTACGGTACACCTCCGCATGGCGGGATTGCCTTAGGCTTTGACCGTTTGGTGATGTTGCTTTCGGGCCGCAGCAACCTTCGTGAAACGATTGCGTTCCCTAAGACGGCAAGTGCTACGGATCTGTTAAGCAACGCGCCTTCTGAAGTGGAAAGCAAGCAGTTGGAGCAGTTGTCCATTCGGATCGCGCGTAAAGAGAAAGCGGATAGGAGCGTTTAA
- a CDS encoding tRNA threonylcarbamoyladenosine dehydratase, whose amino-acid sequence MLHQFSRTELAIGPEGLERMKGSTVAVLGIGGVGSIAAEALARTGVGRIILIDKDVVDITNINRQIHALTTTVGQLKAELMRERIALINPACEAIALNMFYTEETYEQLFAYDLDYVVDASDTISYKIHLIKQCLERKIPVISSMGAANKMDPTKFQVADISKTSMDPIARVVRTKLRKDGIRKGVKVVFSTEEPMKPRADVTERIVSPNAPEIRKAKQPPASNAFVPPVAGLIMVAEVVKDLLKSVDK is encoded by the coding sequence ATGTTGCATCAATTTTCACGAACAGAGCTTGCGATCGGACCGGAAGGTCTGGAGCGGATGAAAGGAAGCACGGTGGCTGTACTGGGTATTGGCGGGGTGGGTTCCATCGCCGCTGAGGCTTTGGCGCGCACGGGTGTCGGCCGGATTATCCTTATTGATAAAGACGTAGTCGATATCACCAATATCAATAGGCAGATTCATGCGCTAACGACGACGGTTGGCCAATTGAAGGCCGAACTGATGCGCGAGCGGATAGCTCTCATTAACCCGGCATGTGAAGCGATTGCGCTCAATATGTTTTACACGGAAGAAACGTATGAGCAGTTATTTGCTTATGATCTGGATTATGTGGTCGATGCGTCTGATACGATTTCGTACAAAATCCATTTGATTAAACAATGTCTGGAACGGAAAATTCCGGTAATCTCTTCTATGGGCGCCGCGAACAAAATGGACCCGACCAAGTTCCAGGTTGCGGACATTTCCAAAACGTCGATGGACCCAATCGCGCGCGTCGTTCGTACCAAGCTGCGTAAAGACGGCATCCGCAAAGGGGTGAAGGTGGTTTTCTCCACCGAGGAACCGATGAAACCCCGCGCGGATGTTACGGAGAGGATCGTGTCTCCCAACGCGCCCGAAATTCGTAAAGCGAAACAACCGCCTGCAAGCAACGCCTTCGTCCCCCCAGTAGCCGGCCTGATTATGGTCGCCGAAGTGGTGAAGGATTTGTTGAAGAGTGTGGACAAATAA
- a CDS encoding replication-associated recombination protein A, producing MDLFTYDNSNKGAGRLLADRMRPRTLEEYIGQEHIVGAGKLLRRAIEADQVTSILLYGPPGTGKTTLAHIISNKTQGEFIKLNAVDASVKDVREVIEGAKNTRDLYGRKTILFLDEVHRFNTKQQDALLPAVEDGTIIFIGATTENPFHHVNGALLSRSTLFELHGLTHEHALLAMRAALADRERGLGALPLRAEDAALEHIARMSGGDIRRALNALELAALTTPPQPDGTIAVTLEVAEESIRRPTVRADESTQYDVLSAFHKSIRGSSDAALFWFLYAVEKLGMDPMTFLRRLIVASSEDIGLANPQALVQSVTAMDAYHKIGWPEARLVIAQAILFAVESPKSNGVTVAIGNIYAAFDRVGEAKVPHHLRDAHYKGAEKLGHVGYQYPHDYPGHYIKQQYLPDALDGQSFYRATEQGMEEKIKLNQHRRKNL from the coding sequence ATGGACTTATTTACATATGACAATTCGAATAAAGGGGCAGGACGGTTGTTGGCAGACCGGATGCGTCCCCGGACATTGGAAGAATATATTGGTCAAGAGCATATTGTGGGAGCGGGAAAATTGCTGCGGCGCGCCATTGAAGCGGATCAAGTGACCTCAATTCTGCTATATGGTCCCCCGGGGACTGGAAAGACAACGCTTGCGCATATCATTTCAAACAAAACTCAAGGGGAGTTTATCAAGCTTAATGCGGTAGATGCATCTGTTAAGGATGTTCGTGAGGTCATTGAAGGCGCCAAAAACACCCGGGATCTCTACGGCCGCAAAACCATTCTGTTTCTGGACGAGGTCCATCGCTTCAATACGAAGCAGCAGGATGCGCTTTTGCCGGCAGTGGAAGACGGCACGATCATCTTCATCGGCGCGACCACCGAGAATCCGTTCCACCACGTGAACGGGGCGCTGCTGTCACGCTCGACGCTGTTCGAGCTGCACGGCCTCACGCATGAGCACGCACTGCTCGCCATGCGGGCCGCGCTCGCCGACCGCGAGCGCGGTCTCGGCGCGTTGCCGCTGCGCGCCGAAGACGCTGCGCTCGAGCACATCGCGCGCATGAGCGGCGGCGACATCCGCCGCGCCCTAAACGCGCTCGAGCTCGCCGCGCTGACGACCCCGCCGCAGCCCGACGGCACGATCGCCGTCACGCTGGAAGTCGCGGAGGAATCGATTCGCAGGCCGACCGTCCGCGCGGACGAGTCGACCCAATACGACGTCCTCTCCGCGTTCCACAAGAGCATCCGCGGCTCCAGTGACGCCGCGTTGTTCTGGTTCCTCTATGCCGTCGAGAAGCTCGGCATGGATCCCATGACCTTCCTGCGGCGTTTAATTGTCGCCAGCAGCGAAGACATCGGCCTCGCCAACCCCCAGGCGCTGGTCCAATCCGTCACCGCGATGGACGCCTATCACAAGATAGGCTGGCCGGAGGCGAGGCTAGTCATCGCGCAGGCGATCCTGTTCGCGGTGGAAAGCCCAAAATCGAACGGCGTGACCGTCGCCATCGGCAACATCTACGCCGCGTTCGATCGCGTCGGTGAAGCCAAGGTTCCGCATCACCTGAGGGATGCCCACTACAAAGGCGCCGAGAAGCTGGGTCATGTCGGCTATCAATACCCTCACGATTATCCGGGACATTATATCAAGCAGCAGTATCTGCCGGATGCGTTGGACGGCCAGTCGTTCTATCGCGCGACAGAGCAGGGCATGGAAGAGAAAATTAAACTTAACCAGCACAGGCGTAAAAATCTATAA
- the mnmA gene encoding tRNA 2-thiouridine(34) synthase MnmA, with protein MVTDNSSTRVVVGMSGGVDSSVTALVLKEQGYDVIGIFMKNWDDTDEFGHCTAEEDAEDVRRVCDQIGIPYYTVNFEKQYFDKVFAYFLDEYRKGRTPNPDVMCNREIKFGEFLQKALDLGADYIATGHYARVVEQEGEFKLLRGVDAGKDQTYFLNALNQYQLSKAMFPIGHLPKPEVRAIAERAGLATAKKKDSTGVCFIGERNFKEFLSGYLPAKGGDMVDVRSGEVKGRHDGLMYYTLGQRQGLGIGGSGNGEPWFVSGKDLETNTLYVVQGDDHPSLYSDGLLAEGVRFTSDRELTSPLRCTAKFRYRQPDQGVTVVPLGDGRCEVKFDAPQKAITPGQAVVFYDGEQCLGGGTIQTVRMAAEVK; from the coding sequence ATGGTAACAGACAATTCATCCACCCGCGTCGTCGTGGGCATGTCCGGCGGCGTTGATTCCTCCGTCACGGCCCTTGTATTGAAAGAACAAGGCTACGACGTCATCGGCATCTTCATGAAAAACTGGGATGATACAGACGAATTCGGTCACTGTACCGCGGAAGAGGATGCGGAAGACGTCCGACGCGTATGTGATCAAATCGGCATTCCATACTATACCGTAAATTTCGAGAAGCAATATTTCGATAAAGTATTCGCCTATTTCCTGGACGAGTATCGCAAAGGCCGGACCCCTAATCCGGATGTCATGTGTAACCGCGAAATTAAATTTGGTGAATTTTTGCAAAAAGCGCTGGATTTAGGAGCTGACTACATCGCCACGGGACATTATGCCCGGGTTGTGGAACAAGAGGGAGAGTTTAAACTGCTGCGCGGTGTTGACGCCGGTAAGGACCAGACATACTTCTTAAATGCCTTGAACCAGTATCAATTGTCCAAAGCGATGTTCCCGATCGGACACTTGCCTAAGCCGGAAGTGCGGGCGATCGCGGAGCGTGCCGGGTTGGCAACCGCCAAGAAGAAGGACAGCACCGGGGTCTGCTTCATCGGCGAACGAAACTTCAAGGAGTTTCTCAGCGGTTATCTGCCGGCCAAGGGCGGCGATATGGTGGATGTCCGCTCAGGCGAAGTCAAGGGACGCCATGACGGCTTGATGTATTATACGCTGGGCCAGCGTCAGGGCCTCGGCATTGGCGGCTCCGGCAACGGCGAGCCTTGGTTCGTCTCCGGCAAGGATTTAGAGACGAATACGCTCTACGTTGTGCAAGGCGACGACCATCCGAGCCTGTATTCGGACGGCCTGCTAGCCGAAGGCGTGCGCTTTACGAGCGACCGCGAGTTAACTTCGCCGCTGCGCTGCACGGCGAAGTTCCGTTACCGTCAGCCTGACCAAGGCGTAACGGTTGTACCGCTCGGCGACGGCCGTTGCGAGGTGAAATTCGATGCACCGCAGAAAGCCATAACGCCGGGCCAAGCCGTCGTATTCTATGACGGGGAGCAATGTCTGGGCGGCGGTACGATTCAAACCGTGCGTATGGCGGCGGAAGTGAAATAA
- the cymR gene encoding cysteine metabolism transcriptional regulator CymR, translated as MKISTKGRYGLTIMMELARNYGDGPISLKSIAEKNSLSEHYLEQLVAPLRNAGLVKSVRGAYGGYILSKLPEEITAGHIIRILEGPISPVDFTEEDDPAKRDLWVRIRDSIAEVLDSTTLAQLISFQDEGKRDSYMFYI; from the coding sequence TTGAAGATTTCCACAAAAGGCCGTTACGGCCTGACCATTATGATGGAATTGGCAAGAAACTACGGTGACGGCCCGATTTCTCTGAAAAGCATCGCCGAGAAGAACAGTCTGTCTGAGCACTACCTGGAGCAACTGGTTGCCCCATTACGCAATGCCGGTTTAGTGAAAAGTGTGCGAGGAGCTTACGGCGGTTATATTCTTTCCAAACTGCCGGAAGAAATTACGGCAGGGCATATTATCAGAATCCTGGAAGGTCCCATCTCACCGGTGGACTTCACGGAAGAAGATGATCCCGCCAAACGGGATTTATGGGTTCGGATTCGCGACAGTATTGCCGAAGTATTGGATTCAACAACATTAGCTCAGTTGATTTCGTTTCAGGACGAGGGCAAGCGAGACAGCTATATGTTCTACATATAG
- a CDS encoding cysteine desulfurase family protein, whose protein sequence is MKQTRIYMDHAASTPVHPLVTEAMLPYLHEQFGNASSVHAYGREAKQALNRARDLISAAIGCEPSELIFTGSGTESDNLAIIGAAAANTTDRKGILTSRIEHHAVLHPCEQLTNFGYGLTCLPVDILGKISIEDVEANLNSQTFLMSLMYGNNEVGTVQPIDVAGRLARENGVLFHVDAVQALGSLPISLKDLPVDLMSFSAHKINGPKGVGALYIGKQVRIQAQQFGGMQERKRRAGTENVAGIIGFAKAVELSMNGLEEKRSLMLRLRNRFLEQLSERLGAERYVVNGHPTEVLPHILNVSFIGIDAETMLMNLDLEGIAAASGSACTSGSLEISHVLQAMELPNDVMRSAVRFSFGRGTTSEEIDIVVRKIETILDRVRK, encoded by the coding sequence ATGAAGCAGACACGGATTTATATGGACCATGCGGCTTCAACGCCGGTGCATCCCCTGGTAACGGAAGCTATGCTTCCTTACCTGCATGAGCAATTCGGCAACGCGTCCTCCGTACATGCCTATGGGCGTGAGGCCAAGCAAGCGTTAAACCGGGCAAGAGACCTCATATCCGCCGCGATCGGCTGCGAGCCTTCGGAGCTGATCTTCACCGGCAGCGGCACGGAAAGCGATAATCTGGCGATTATCGGTGCCGCCGCCGCCAACACAACGGACCGCAAAGGAATACTCACCTCCCGTATCGAGCACCATGCCGTGCTTCACCCATGCGAGCAGCTAACAAATTTTGGATATGGACTTACTTGTTTACCCGTAGATATATTGGGTAAAATTTCTATAGAAGATGTCGAAGCTAATCTCAACTCACAAACCTTTCTGATGAGTCTCATGTACGGTAACAACGAAGTCGGTACGGTTCAGCCTATAGATGTGGCCGGACGCCTTGCCCGTGAGAACGGAGTATTATTTCATGTTGACGCGGTTCAGGCTCTGGGTTCCCTGCCTATCTCACTTAAGGACTTACCTGTGGATTTAATGAGCTTTTCGGCTCACAAAATTAACGGTCCCAAGGGAGTAGGCGCTTTATATATCGGGAAGCAAGTCCGCATCCAGGCTCAGCAGTTTGGCGGGATGCAGGAACGTAAACGCCGGGCAGGCACAGAGAATGTAGCAGGTATTATCGGGTTTGCCAAAGCCGTAGAACTAAGTATGAACGGATTGGAAGAGAAACGATCTCTGATGTTGCGACTTCGAAATCGGTTTTTGGAACAGCTGTCCGAAAGACTCGGCGCGGAACGATATGTTGTTAACGGACATCCGACAGAAGTGTTACCGCATATTCTGAATGTCAGCTTTATCGGGATCGACGCCGAGACGATGCTTATGAATCTGGATCTGGAAGGCATTGCGGCCGCAAGCGGTTCAGCCTGTACTTCGGGTTCTCTTGAAATCTCACATGTGCTGCAGGCTATGGAACTTCCCAATGATGTTATGCGTTCGGCAGTCAGATTCAGCTTCGGGCGTGGAACCACATCGGAAGAAATCGACATTGTGGTGCGGAAGATCGAAACCATATTGGATCGAGTCCGTAAATAA
- a CDS encoding PRC-barrel domain-containing protein: MIRKVQEIIGLPVIDVESGKKLGKVNDIFLSADQELKAVTIDAKHWFSSSRFIAWEDIAGFGDDAVTIPNELVIRSFEETNPWIAFLSGNKKLKEMSVMTVTGNQLGLISDVYFDPELGTKMIGLELTDGFISDLKEGRKWMRLPETVTIGDDTIVVPAESEDALEEIVTIKR; this comes from the coding sequence ATGATTCGTAAAGTACAGGAAATTATCGGTTTGCCTGTGATCGACGTGGAATCCGGCAAGAAGTTAGGTAAAGTAAATGATATTTTCTTAAGCGCCGATCAGGAACTCAAGGCTGTAACGATCGACGCCAAGCATTGGTTTTCTTCATCCCGGTTTATTGCTTGGGAAGACATTGCGGGATTCGGGGATGATGCGGTTACCATCCCGAATGAGTTGGTTATCCGCTCCTTTGAAGAAACGAATCCTTGGATCGCCTTCCTTTCCGGCAATAAGAAGCTGAAAGAAATGTCGGTGATGACAGTCACGGGAAATCAACTGGGATTGATCAGCGACGTTTACTTTGACCCGGAACTGGGAACAAAGATGATAGGATTAGAATTAACGGATGGATTTATCTCCGATTTGAAAGAGGGGCGCAAGTGGATGCGCTTGCCGGAGACCGTGACAATCGGTGATGATACGATTGTGGTACCGGCGGAGAGCGAAGACGCCCTGGAGGAAATCGTCACAATAAAGCGATGA
- a CDS encoding AI-2E family transporter, giving the protein MERFTSSKLFRVLIYVLLSIIIVYMLLQIKPLFMNIYIFLRAVLAPFLIALIVSYVLNPVVTLLNARKVPRTVAVLLIYAVFITSAVVVLMNLIPIFISQVKELNEHLPEFTFRAQSLVSDFNDNTMLPGSVRSGINNSLYKMETMVSTQMTTFLDGIGNIINTIFIAFVIPFLAFYILKDFQLIEKTVIATVPKRHRRSTVKLLIDIDTALGNYIRGQFIVCIIIGMFAYIGYWAVGMPYALLLASVVAVFNIIPYLGPFFGAAPAILMASTVSLKMVMLVILVNLLCQVLEGNVVSPQVVGRTLHMHPLFIIFALLVGGELAGVIGLILAVPFFAALKVVVQHIFAYYIRRNTA; this is encoded by the coding sequence ATGGAACGTTTTACAAGCAGTAAATTGTTTCGGGTATTGATTTATGTTTTACTCAGCATCATTATTGTGTACATGCTCTTGCAAATCAAGCCACTGTTTATGAATATATACATATTCCTCCGCGCCGTGTTGGCTCCGTTCCTGATTGCCCTGATTGTTTCCTATGTGCTGAATCCCGTCGTTACTTTATTAAATGCGAGAAAAGTCCCCCGAACGGTAGCGGTGTTGTTGATTTATGCTGTGTTCATTACTTCTGCAGTAGTCGTCCTTATGAACTTAATTCCGATTTTTATCAGTCAAGTGAAGGAACTGAACGAGCATTTGCCGGAATTTACATTTCGCGCGCAATCCTTGGTCAGCGATTTCAACGATAATACGATGTTACCGGGGAGCGTAAGATCAGGCATCAACAATTCTCTGTACAAAATGGAAACGATGGTCTCCACGCAAATGACAACCTTTCTGGACGGAATCGGGAATATCATCAATACCATTTTTATTGCTTTTGTCATTCCGTTTCTGGCGTTCTATATTCTCAAGGACTTTCAGCTAATCGAGAAAACGGTCATCGCCACCGTGCCGAAGAGGCATCGCAGAAGTACGGTCAAGCTGCTGATTGATATTGATACCGCGCTGGGCAATTACATCCGGGGCCAGTTTATTGTGTGCATTATCATCGGCATGTTCGCTTATATCGGTTACTGGGCGGTAGGGATGCCCTATGCTTTGTTGCTTGCGAGCGTTGTAGCGGTCTTCAACATTATTCCGTATCTTGGGCCCTTCTTCGGGGCGGCGCCGGCAATTCTGATGGCTTCCACGGTGTCATTAAAAATGGTGATGTTGGTTATTCTCGTAAACCTCCTCTGCCAAGTGCTTGAAGGAAATGTAGTTTCACCGCAAGTGGTGGGAAGAACCCTTCATATGCATCCGTTATTCATCATATTTGCTTTACTGGTAGGCGGTGAGCTGGCGGGTGTGATCGGGTTGATTCTGGCTGTTCCTTTCTTTGCGGCCCTTAAGGTGGTAGTACAACACATATTTGCTTATTACATCAGGCGAAATACCGCTTAA